One Notolabrus celidotus isolate fNotCel1 chromosome 18, fNotCel1.pri, whole genome shotgun sequence DNA window includes the following coding sequences:
- the LOC117829940 gene encoding signal transducer and activator of transcription 5B-like — protein sequence MAMWIQAQQLQGEALHQMQALYGQHFPIEVRHYLAQWIESQLWDSVELDNPAEEAKAKRLLDNLVTELQRKATLQGGEDGFLLKIKLGHYANQLKSTYDRCPLELVRCIKHILHSEQRLVQEATNASCGSGGPAMDSLSQRHQQINQAFEELRLATQETENELRKLQHSQEYFIIQYQENLRIQAQLSSLSSLPPAERTQRETTLQSKRATVEAWLTREASTLQKYRLDMSEQHQKTLALLRKQQTLILDEELIQWKRRQQLAGNGGPHEGALDVLQSWCEKLADLIWQNRQQIRRCEHLTQQLPLPGPMEELLSKLNADITDIISALVTSTFIIEKQPPQVLKTQTKFAAKVRLLVGGKLNVHMNPPQVKAVIVSEQQAKALLKNESTHSESSGEILNNNCVMEYHQATGTLSAHFRNMSLKRIKRSDRRGAESVTEEKFTVLFESQFSVGGNELVFHVKTLSLPVVVIVHGSQDNNATATVLWDNAFAEPGRVPFIVPDKVLWPQLCEALDMKYKAEMHSGRGLSEDNLVFLAQKAFTSSGNNPEEYRNMTMSWAQFNRESLPGRNFTFWQWFDGVVELMKKHLKPHWNDGAIMGFVNKQQAQDMLLSKPNGTFLLRFSDSEIGGITIAWVAENPNKPGERLVWNLLPYTTKDFSIRSLADRISDLNHLLFLYPDRPKDEVFAKYYTPPLSKAVDGYVKPQIKQVVPEFTTQNPESSGGTPTFMDQTASPSVSHPNNFNVYPSMSDTMLDADGDFDLDDTMDVARHVEELLRRPMANQWSSQQS from the exons ATGGCAATGTGGATCCAGGCCCAGCAGCTGCAGGGTGAGGCGTTACACCAGATGCAGGCTCTGTATGGCCAGCACTTCCCCATCGAGGTGCGACATTACCTGGCCCAGTGGATCGAGAGCCAGCTTTG GGATTCAGTGGAGTTGGACAACCCAGCAGAGGAGGCTAAAGCTAAGCGCCTGCTGGACAACCTGGTGACGGAGCTGCAGAGGAAGGCCACACTTCAGGGGGGAGAGGACGGCTTCCTGCTCAAAATCAAGCTGGGTCACTACGCTAACCAGCTCAAG AGCACCTATGACCGATGTCCTTTGGAGCTGGTGCGATGCATAAAACACATCCTGCACTCGGAACAGAGGCTGGTTCAAGAAGCAACTAAC GCCAGCTGTGGGAGTGGGGGGCCGGCCATGGACAGCCTGTCACAGCGCCACCAGCAGATCAACCAGGCCTTTGAGGAGCTCCGCCTGGCCACGCAGGAAACTGAGAATgaactgaggaagctgcagcACAGTCAGGAGTACTTCATCATCCAGTACCAGGAGAACCTGCGCATCCAGG CTCAGCTGAGCAGCCTTTCTTCGCTTCCTCCTGCTGAACGCACCCAACGGGAGACCACCCTTCAGAGCAAGAGAGCCACTGTGGAGGCCTGGCTCACGCGAGAGGCCAGCACACTACAGAAATACAGGCTT GACATGTCAGAACAACACCAGAAGACCCTGGCCCTCCTCAGGAAGCAGCAGACCCTGATCCTGGATGAGGAGCTCATCcagtggaagaggaggcagcAGCTGGCTGGAAACGGGGGTCCTCACGAGGGGGCACTGGATGTACTCCAGTCCTG GTGTGAGAAGCTGGCCGATCTGATCTGGCAGAACCGACAGCAGATCCGACGCTGTGAACATCTTACTCAGCAGCTTCCTCTGCCGGGGCCCATGGAGGAGCTGCTGAGCAAACTCAACGCTGACATCACTGATATCATCTCTGCCTTGGTCACTAG TACGTTCATCATTGAAAAGCAGCCGCCCCAGGTGTTAAAGACCCAGACCAAGTTTGCAGCCAAAGTGCGCCTTCTTGTGGGCGGGAAGCTGAACGTCCACATGAACCCACCTCAGGTAAAAGCTGTCATCGTCAGCGAGCAGCAGGCCAAAGCTCTGCTGAAGAACGAgagcacacacag TGAAAGCAGTGGAGAAATCCTCAACAACAACTGTGTGATGGAGTACCACCAGGCCACAGGCACACTCAGCGCACACTTCAGAAACATG TCACTGAAGCGGATCAAGCGCTCAGACCGTCGAGGAGCGGAGTCGGTGACGGAGGAGAAGTTCACGGTTCTGTTTGAGTCTCAGTTCAGTGTCGGAGGAAACGAGCTGGTGTTCCACGTTAAA ACCTTATCTCTGCCTGTGGTGGTGATCGTTCACGGCAGTCAGGACAACAACGCGACAGCGACGGTCCTGTGGGACAACGCGTTTGCTGAGCCG GGCAGGGTGCCGTTCATTGTGCCAGACAAGGTGCTGTGGCCCCAGCTGTGCGAGGCCCTCGACATGAAGTACAAGGCAGAGATGCACAGCGGGCGAGGCCTGTCGGAGGACAACCTGGTGTTCCTGGCACAGAAGGCTTTCACGAGCAGCGGCAACAACCCTGAGGAATACCGCAACATGACCATGTCCTGGGCCCAGTTCAACCGG GAGAGCTTGCCAGGACGTAACTTCACCTTCTGGCAGTGGTTCGATGGAGTCGTGGAGCTCATGAAGAAACATCTCAAGCCTCACTGGAATGATGG GGCCATCATGGGTTTTGTCAACAAGCAGCAGGCGCAGGACATGCTGCTGTCCAAACCCAACGGCACCTTCCTGCTGCGGTTCAGTGACTCAGAGATCGGAGGCATCACCATCGCCTGGGTGGCTGAGAACCCCAACAAACCAG GTGAGAGGCTGGTCTGGAATCTGTTGCCTTACACGACCAAGGACTTCTCCATCCGCTCTCTGGCTGACCGCATCAGTGACCTGAACCACCTCCTGTTCCTCTACCCTGACCGGCCCAAAGACGAGGTCTTCGCCAAGTACTACACCCCTCCactct caaaagCAGTGGATGGATACGTAAAACCACAGATCAAACAAGTGGTGCCGGA ATTCACCACCCAGAACCCTGAATCCAGCGGAGGAACTCCTACGTTCATGGATCAGACAGCTTCTCCCTCAGTGAGCCACCCCAACAACTTCAATGTCTATCCCTCCAT